Within the Montipora foliosa isolate CH-2021 chromosome 11, ASM3666993v2, whole genome shotgun sequence genome, the region CTAAAATCTGAAtctaatgttaatgtttttAAGAAGAAGTTAAAACATTCTTACTACTTCACTAGTTTACATGTTGTATTCATTGCTGATGATGCTCATACTTTCAAACTTTCTTTCATACTTTTTGCTGTAAATGTCGTAGGATTAATAATTTAGTTAGATGTtcttattgattttttttagaaattaccAGCAGGGAGGGATTGGCGTAGTTAGTTTTTATGTTCGTTGTGTGGGTTGGGTTGGGTTGGGTTGGGTGAGTGATACACCTTGTAGGGGACTTAATGGTCTATTGTGTTGTCACCTGGCTTTGTTGGCAAAttgattaaataaaataataaaataaataaaaaataaatttgtgaaGCGGTTTATTCGCCCCTCAACCCATCGTTGACAATTGAGTGTATGCCAGTTTTCATTGATGTAACTTTTGACTTCTGTGAATCTTGTTAACATGAGTTGCTGATATAATTTGTTATACATGTCTTCACATTTGGCATAATCTATGCCATAGACTGCAACAGCTTAAAAACTTACACCTTTTGTAACTGGATATGCCCATTTTTTCAGTCATCACTTCTCCCCAAAAACTTCTCATGGTGTGAAAACCATGGAAGTTCGTCTTTCAACACTTGATGCTCAGTCATGTCATTATCTGCCATGATACAACTGATAGAATGCCAGTTAGGGTTATTTTGCTTGACGTATGACATCATCTGCTTTGCGTCTTGTTGTTCATCAGCTACCAACATGAGTCCTACAATTTCACTCTCCCCATTGCCATCTACATGTACTACCATCCTCATATATAAAGGCAGGCACAAGTCATTCAGCTTTtgagtttattttttatttatttattattttttttataagatgCATAAGTGAACAATAGTCCATGAGAAATGACAATATCAAATACTAGCATAGGCAGCATTGCACTATGATAGATATCCTCATGGCCTAATCAATGGTTTACAGCAAAAAGAAGACTGGAGTGCAGAGTCCAAAGTCTCAAACCGATGACAACAAATGCTCGTGCTCCCTGCTCTTAAAGGGTTCAACACCATTTTCAGTGATGTTGCCAACAACGTTATCTGGCAAGCTGTTCCATGCATGGACTGCTGTGTGGATGAATGTCTGGCCAGTGGAAACCGTTGTGGACACTGGTACTGCAAGAGCATGGCATGGCATTGACAGGCTGGAACGGGTTGCTCTTCTGACAACACAAGGCTGATGGAGCAGAGCACGAAGATCTATCGGGCATTTACTGACCAGTGCATTTTGTAGAGGACTGCAACTGCTGCCACCTGACGTCTCTGGTGGAGAGATGAGATGCTCAGTTCTATCCTAGCCTCATCCACCTCTACACCAATAACTCGAAGTGCCTTCTTCTGGATCGAGTCCAGCAATCCAAGTGTTGTTGGGCTGGCACTCATCCATGAAAGTGATGCGTATTCCATTACACTCCGCACTTGGGCCTTGTAAACAATTTCTCTACCTCTTCTATCCAGCTTGTGGTATCTATTAGAATTATTTCTGGATATGCACTGAACATTTTCCTCATTTCCTCACCCTGATAAAATAAACCTTTAAAGTTTTTCTGGCTGGCTACATATACTCCAACCCAGTACTTACAACGTTTCCGGTCTTGCCCTGCTCcctgtccgccatattggatttgaGCGCGCGCCTGCTCAATGCGCCCTCAAGCTGTCCACTGCTCATTTACATGTGGCTCATGAATTATTCAATTCTGAGTATTTTCTCGtgttttcaaggaaattttCAGTTTATAACGTTGACTTGAAGCAAGAAAatgtttgaaaactttaaatttaagCCTTCAAACATTGAGTGACAAGAGAAAACTCAGCCGaaaaaaacacaattttgacCTGGCAAAAAGCGATTTTTATCCCCCAGAAGGGCATTCATGTGCCAACCTCTTAGCTGTAGAAGCTCAAGGTGATGATACGAAAAAATATTTCTATGTTCATGGAGGAGCTCGACGAAGAGAATAGGCAACATGGTTTTCTGCCTCTGATCTTTACGTCATAGAGATCGAGTGTGATGAAGACGGTGAGGATATGACATCTTTAACTAAAGCCGCAGTAAGCTTAAATAATTTGCACTCAAAACTGTTAAACTTAAGTGATGATGATAAAACTGAAGCTTCCTAATCCtgtgtatttattttttcttgcgGGGATAGATTTTGAGTAAACTTTTTaattgcatttaatttttcagatAAATGGTGCCTCATTACCTTCTCTCCAAGGAGGAACAATCATTGCTCACAATTTTTCTCCAGGGTCTACTGAGTTGAGGGGGCAACTTATCATATGGGGTGGTATTAATACCAGAACCATGGAACCTTCAAATGAACTCATTACTTTAGAtcctgtcaaaaggaagaataTTTATCTGGGCAAAATTTGGAAGAGTGGTCCCTGCGATCAGGAATATCCATTTTTACAGACTGGTAGCTCATTAAGTCCAAGGTCTGGGCACACCTTAACCTGTGTACCAGGAACACGATTTGCAATACTTCTCGGTGGACTGCAATTACCAAACAGACATTCAAAAAGTTTCATCCGAAACAGATTTGCCAGACCTGTAAGGATGGTTCCTTTTATTTACTGGATGTCTTGAGTAAAACATGGAACGTCCTAGACTGCCCTGGCATAGGTGAGCGCACTTATCATTCTGCATCCCTGATTTGCTGAAATACACTTGTTGTGCTTGGTGGGGTCAAATATGAGGACTTTACCCCTGTGAAGAGATATGACATATCCACACTTGATTTTGAGAAATGTAGTGGTCAAGTGCAGATATTTAAGATAAAGGTGGATATCCCAGTCAACGTTTCTTATCACGGCTCTATTGCTCTAGATAAATTTATTTGTGTTTATGGCGGATATTACAGGAAAGATCAGACATCCGCAAGTCCAGCCAATCATCAAACCTTTATTTGATTGATACAAGTGACTGGACCTGTCAATGTATCTGTGCTCCTGATGAGTTTGCTTCTGCAGGACTATCCCTTCTACTAATGGATGCCACATGCATAATGATTTTTGGAggcacaaataaataaataaacatgtgGACTTCAAAGCCTTTAGTCCCAAGCGCGTGTGATTATCAAGAACAGTGTAATACCATGGAATCCTCTGGAACTTCCCCTATTGCTTGGATCCAATGTGATGGTGCATGTAAACGATGTCTCCATCAGTTTTTGTGCTGGGATCACCACTATCCCTGCAAAACAATTTATTTGCAAAGAGTGCTCTAATGAACCTGCAAAAGAAAAGCGTCGCAAGAAATTAAATACTGCAGAAAGTTTGAAtgaatttcttttatttacactccatttcaaagcatttttaaatgaaattaagTTTCCCTATATATTTCTAAAATGTTTCAAACTTGTACACTGCACATGGTCTGTGCTCTAAAATTCTCTCTAACATCAAGAACTGGTGAAAAAACAGTGTAACCACATATTTCTAAAAGGTATCAAGTACATTGAGTAACATGGTCTGATCTCACtaacattaataacaataataacaaagaaatatttaaaGAGGTCTGCAAGAGGTGGTTTTCAGGAGGTCctccaaaaaataattaaaggcaGTGGACATTTTATATCTAAAATACATTTGGTACTGGTTTTACAAGTTCTCTTGTTGTGACCAATCTGAAAACACACAGAACACCTCTGTTGGGTGTGAACAACACTTGCCAGCCGCTGTAAAGCAGGGTGTAAAGCCAATGTAAACAAAGTACACCCCTAAGCGAACCATATGAGTCCCCTCTTCTGGAAAGATGCTTTCTGAAATGGCGAAAAATCTTGTTCCCACCCTCATTCTCCTCTCCACTCAGTCCACCTACAGTTCCTGGCCCATCCTCATGATGAATTATCTCTTGAACATGTTCAATAACCTTGTGAAGATAATTAGGCCATGGGCAATATCCGAAATTGTCAATTAACATTTGACCCATTTCAACTGCAACTTTTTTGTAATTTGCTACTTCTTGTGGAAATTCTCGCATAGGTTGCACTGCTTGATAGACCCTACGCAGTACCCTCAATTTATCGGAAACTAAAGCAAGTGCAACTTTTCTATCTTCTGATGGTATTAAGTGTAATACATGCTGCTGGTTTGTTTCATCAAACAGCTGCCTGGCATAGTTACAGGGTCcgacaaatattttttacaaaacttGTCCCTGGGCAAGTGGCATGCAAAAGTCACTTGCCCAGAAGGATGAGGTGGTTGTCCCATGTCACAGATGGTACAAGTGCTGCAGAAATTATTTTGCACCATTTAGTggtaataaataaagacatatGACATTTGATTTGCACTGTGTTTGAGTGGTATTATTTTAATGAACCCAAATTTACATAAAACACAACACTTGGACCTATTTCTTCCAGAATTAAGGCTGTTTCAATGGGTGTATACAGTTAGTACATGTACAAATAAAATGAAGCAGTCTCTTTTTAACATGTAGACTAGATTAAACTATTTCGTCATCAGTTGACTCAGAATCAGAAAGGGAAATAGATACTGTTTGAACTTTAGACTGGCACTGGGAGGATGTAGCTGTAGCAGTTGCTGCAGGTCGATTAGGAACTGAAACCCTGGGAACTGGTACTTTGTGGCCAGCAATATGTCTGCCTCCAGGTCCGCTAGTTAGCCACTTGGTTATAGCCTCTTCCGGATCAAAGTCATCAGCTGAAGGACCATCacaatttattttcattaaagcTTGTAGAGAATCATTAGAAAGTCGATTTCGCAAGGCAGTTTTTACCCTGTTCATAGATGAAAATTGACGCTCACACTCTGCTGTGCTTGGACTTAGTGTAAGCATCAAGTCTACCAACACCAGAATGTTCTGAAATCGGGCTGGGCGATCTCTTAGCAATTCTCCATAAACCTCCAGCAATGGAGATCCACGGAAATGTGCAACATAACTTTTCAGTGCCACCCATTCTTGTGGGATTTTGTTGCACTCTTCTTCTGACAACTGCTCCTTATAATGGTCAACAATGCATTGAACGTGGTCTCCACCAAAAACTGCTAACTGCTCTTGCTCTTGTGGCCAAAACTTAAAGTTAAAGATCTTAAAATAAACAAGAGGAGCTTCCTTGAAATTCTCAAATCGTGACTGAATGTACGAAATTGCATTCTCCAACAATGTCTTGATGTGGTTGTCTTCTTTGTATTCTGCAGGAGCTGCACCCTTGAGCTGGATTCTTTGGTTTCCAAATTGTTTGTTAGCAGTAAGATTCTCATAGAACTCTTTACTGTGCTTTCCCATATGCTGTTTCAAGTTCATGAGCTTCATTATGGTTTCTTGTATGACATCTGGAACTTCAGGTATTGTAAGTTTCTCACGCTGAAAGATTTTGGAGGTTTCTGTAATAATATCCATCAAGTCCAGCATGAAATGAAGCATCTTAACGAAACGTACAGAAGTTATCTCCTTGTGAATACTTGCTgcctttccttttgttttggcGTCCTTTGATCCCCCAGCAGCATCTTCTGTGTGCAGAACAGTTGAAGCAAAGTTCTTCTTTACAGCCAGCAAAGCACGGGATTTGCTTGCTACCCACCTTACAGCTTTAACAGAGGAATAGTTTGTGAGCATTGTAGATAATAGATCTGCAATCTCAGCTAACTCACGACGTCGCTTTGTGGAGAAATGATAGAAATTGAAAATGCTCTTTATGGTTTCCTCAAACGTTGAAAGATAAGGCATGGACTTTGCTGCATCTAGTACTGACAGTTCAAGTTTGTGTGCAACACAGTGAATCACAGTGATCACTGGATAATCTTTTTGCAAGAGTGCTTTTACACCAGAATTTTCACCCATCATGACAGAGGCCCCATCAAAGTTTGCTCCAATCAGAGATGGGCCATCATCTCCTGTCACAGCAGTTATTCCTTGCTTAACTGCCTTATACACCCCTGTCGCTTTTGCGCTTTCTAGTGGCACAATCTCAGCTAACTCTGTGACTGGTTGTCCCTTATGGACGTACCTGACAGACACTGTTTCTTGCTCAACAACTGTTGTGTCTGTTGAGCCATCAGCAAGGACAGTCAAAAATCTTGCACAGGATAACTTGGATCTTCATCAAACAGCTGGTTAGCAACAGCTAAAACAAAGTCTTTGCAGCGTTTCTCATTTAAATAGTTCTCACCAAGATCAATACCATTTTTCTTCTGAAGTTTTGTCAGCCATTCAAAGTCGCTACAagaggaaaattattttttttattaaagaatGATTTGTAGCTTTGTAGTTATGGCATTTATTAAATAGTAAAGTAAATTTGCAGAATTTGTATTTTGCGTGTCGCAGTACAGTGATTTTAAAGAGAGATTTGAAATACTCCCTTACCTGAATGGACGACAATTTTTTGCGACGGCGTACGCTGTGTTAAAAAGGCCTTTTAACTTGTGTTGCTGCTCTTTCTGCGACCGTACCACGGCTTTCCCAATTGGGGTATCCTTGATGGGCTTCTTCGAATTGTCAGTCCTCACCACACAGGCAGTATGATGCGAGCTCTTAGCGTGAGTGTAAAGAGGATCCTTTCTAAACCTGTCGCTTCCTGTGACTAGTGGGCTCTTAGGATCACAAACATTTGGCCATTTGCAGCAAATTTTACACTTCATTATTCCACGATCCTTATCCAGTGTAAGCCAAGGAAACTCCGCAAGCCAGGTCGATTGGAAAATTCTCTTTCGTTTCTTTCCATCATATTCTTTATCATATTCTTTACCGCTATTCTGGCGCTTCAAACTTTTCACAGCTGATTTCTTGACGAACCTATCCATTGATATTGAACCTACTGTTATGATAACGATAACAATTTCGAAACAACAGAAGCTAACAGACATGCGATCAACGAAACAAAAGCACATGGTCAAGGGTATAGCAGCCAGGCCTTCAGAATCTACTGGGAAGAGGACTGGGTATGAAAGTCACAAAGCAACgtaaaatggcggtcaaaatAGAGAAACGCAGAAGAACAAAACAGATCACATCTTCACAAAAACTTCCTTGCTGAACTTTAAAATACTTTCATATGATTTGCAAAGGTACATGTTTAATATATATCAATTTAAACTGCAAAGTTACTGTTCATTTAAATGCTTTATGCGTACGGGCGGCTACGGCGGCCCGGTGGGCTTCTTGGTGAAAAAATACACTTGCCCGGTTATTTTTTTAGGTTGTCCCGGGCGTCCGGGCCTAGTATTTGTCGGACCCTGAGTTACCTGGTATCATCAGTTGGGGATTTATACCAACAGTGCTTTTGACATGGAAGTCAAACTTGGCTTCTGCCTGAAGCAAAATACCTTTTATGTTTGCAGACTTCTCCCATACTGCCACCTGAGCTAT harbors:
- the LOC137974779 gene encoding zinc finger protein 862-like → MMGENSGVKALLQKDYPVITVIHCVAHKLELSVLDAAKSMPYLSTFEETIKSIFNFYHFSTKRRRELAEIADLLSTMLTNYSSVKAVRWVASKSRALLAVKKNFASTVLHTEDAAGGSKDAKTKGKAASIHKEITSVRFVKMLHFMLDLMDIITETSKIFQREKLTIPEVPDVIQETIMKLMNLKQHMGKHSKEFYENLTANKQFGNQRIQLKGAAPAEYKEDNHIKTLLENAISYIQSRFENFKEAPLVYFKIFNFKFWPQEQEQLAVFGGDHVQCIVDHYKEQLSEEECNKIPQEWVALKSYVAHFRGSPLLEVYGELLRDRPARFQNILVLVDLMLTLSPSTAECERQFSSMNRVKTALRNRLSNDSLQALMKINCDGPSADDFDPEEAITKWLTSGPGGRHIAGHKVPVPRVSVPNRPAATATATSSQCQSKVQTVSISLSDSESTDDEIV
- the LOC137977081 gene encoding uncharacterized protein; the protein is MVYSKKKTGVQSPKSQTDDNKCSCSLLLKGSTPFSVMLPTTLSGKLFHAWTAVWMNVWPVETVVDTARKCLKTLNLSLQTLSDKRKLSRKKHNFDLAKSDFYPPEGHSCANLLAVEAQEIECDEDGEDMTSLTKAAINGASLPSLQGGTIIAHNFSPGSTELRGQLIIWGGINTRTMEPSNELITLDPVKRKNIYLGKIWKSGPCDQEYPFLQTGSSLSPRSGHTLTCVPGTRFAILLGGLQLPNRHSKSFIRNRFARPVRMVPFIYWMS